TAGCCGTCTGCTCCGTAGATCGAGAAGGTCAGCGGCTTCTTGGTGAAGTTCCGGATGCGGACCTTGTCCGTCAGCGTGGTCCCGGGCGCGCCCTCGAGGACGAAGTAGCTGCGCGGGGTCGGCGAGGACGAGTCGGCGGGAGTAGGGGTGACCGACCAGGCGCCGTTGTCGGCGGCATGCGCAGGCGACGGCAGCAGGGCCGTCGCCGAAGTCAGCATGAGAAGGGCGATGAGAGATCGCGCGAGGCGCGTCGCGAGGGTCATCGGAAGCTCCCGGTCGGAGGGGTCGGAACCGCCGGAACGGGTGGACGCCGCTGCTGCGGCGTCCACCCGGACCGTTACTGCGGGGTGTTGCGTGTCATGACAGATGACGTGACGTAGGCCCGAGGCTTACGACAGCGTCAGCGTGAGGAGACCGGTGTAGGCACCGGCCGCCTGGCTGGAACCGACGGCGAGCGAGAGACCGGCGTCGGCGACGGTGTCGCCACCGCTGGTGCCGTTGGCGCCCAGACCGGCCGTCGAGACCGAGCAGAGCGGCAGATCGGTCGCCGCATCACCGAACGCGCCCGCTGCGCCAGCGGTGACGGTGTCGTCACTGTTGGCGGCTGCGACACAGCTCGGCGTCCACGAGAGCGAGCTCGACGGGATGGTGAAGTTGCCACCGGACGGCTTCGCCGGGCCGTTGAGACCCGAGAAGCGACCGACGAGCGACCAACCCAGCGTGCCGCCGCGGTAGTCCTTCACCGTGACGTCCTGGAGGTTGCCCGTGGAGGTCTGGTCAGTCCCGTCGAGCTGGATGCCCGACATCGTGACCGCGCCCGCGGCCTTCGACATCTTCAGGTCGCCGGCGACGACGGTCAGGTCGACCGTCTCGAGCAGCGAGCAGCTCCCGGTCGTCGCGAGGCCGACCTTGGCCGTGCAGGAGTCACCCGAGAAGGTGAACGCCTGCGAGGCGAAGATGACGACCGGCGGCGGCCCGGCAGCGTGCGTACGGCTCGCGCCGATGAACGCCGTCGCAGGATCGTTCACGGTGAACGACTGCGAGAAGTTGCCCGCGGAGTCGGCCGTGGCCGTCACTGCGGGATCCGACGTCGCCGGCGGCGGGAACGGAGGACCGCTCTGGGTGCTGCTGACGTTGACGGACTGGTTGGGATCCCAGTTGGTTCCCGACACGGTCACGATCGTGCCCGCGCCGCCACCGACCACATTGGTCGAGACGGTGGGGTTGCCCAGGATCGTGATCGGGGTCAGGCTGGTCTCGCCGCCCGAGGTGACCTTCAGCGTGCGTGCGCCCGCGGTCGGCGTGGCGGGCACGGGGAGAGTGCCAGTGCCAGTGCCGGCAGCGGAGATGGTGACGGACGACGAACCTGCATCACAGCTGTTGCCGCTGGTGTCGCAGAGCTCGGCCGTGCCGGTACCGGCACCCGCGAAGTTGGAGACGCCGAAGCTGACGACGTCGTTCTTGCGGGCGGAGGTGTTCACCACCTGGTTGCTGATGCCCGAGATGGTCGCCGTGGGGCCGACGGCAGAGAAGTTGGCGCTGACGTTGGTGTCGACCGGCGTCGTGGCCGGGTTGACACCGTTGGCGACGCCGGTGCTCTGACCGTTGCAGTTCACTCGGGTGAGGAACAGCGGGATGTCGTAGATCACCTTGCGGAGCTTCACGGTGGTGCTGCCCGCTGCGGTGATGGTGAACGATCCGGTGATGGTGTCACCGGGGATCACCGCTCCGCCGCCGGCCGAGAAGGCCTTCGTGACCGCAGGCAGGTTGTTGCCGTTGACCGAGAAGTAGTAGTACGCCGTGCCACTGGCCGGCGGGCCACCGTTCTTCGGTCCCTTGTCGAACACGAGCGAGAAGTTGCGCGTGCTGCCGACCGTGGTGCCCCCGGTCGTGCTGAGGGTGTAGTCGACGGCGCCCTCACTCCAAGGAGCGAGTGAGGATGACGTGTTGCTCGCTGGCGTGGTGTCCTCGATGCCGGCTCCACTCGGGGGTGAGTAGACCCAACATCCGCCGGTGGGCGTGACCGCAGATGCGGACCCGGCTCCGAGGACGACTGCTGTCGTCGCAAGCATGCTGGCACCAGCCAGCAGGGCGACGGCACGGTTCTTCGAAATCATCTACCCGCTCTCCTTCTTCGGGTAGGGGGCCCCGAGGGACCCGACCTCAAACGCAGTCCTGTCCACTGCATTGCACTCATCGGGAGTACAAGTAGAGATAGGCTGTGCCACACAGCCGATATTGTCAATGATATATCCGAGAGGATTTGAATGAACCGGTCCGCCGTGGTAGCGAGAGCGCTTGCGCGTACGACTGCCGAGCTGCTCGTCACCGGCGGTGTCGTCGTCCTGCTCTTCGCCGCGTACGTGGTCGTCTGGAGCGACGTGCAGACCGCCGCAGCCCAGGTCGAGCTGCGCGAGGACTTCGAGAGCCAGACCCAGTCGGCTGTCACCCCGTCCCCCGGCGCCGACGCCACCCCGACGCCCGTGACGGCGCCACCCGGAGACGCGATGGCGGTCATGCGCATCCCTCGGCTCGGTGACGACTGGTCGTGGGTCGTCGTCGAGGGCGTGTCCGACGAGCAGCTCAACCGCGGCCCCGGGCACTTCCCCGAGACGGCGCTCCCCGGCCAGCTGGGCAACTTCGCCGTCGCTGGGCACCGCGCGACCCACGGCGAACCGTTCGCGCACCTCGATCGGATGCAGCCGGGCGACGAGATCGTCGTCGGGTCGGTCGGCGTGACGTACACCTACGTCGTCGACACGACCGAGATCGTCACCCCCTCGGACGTCGACGTGCTGCTCCCGGTGCCCGGCAAGCCCGACAAGCAGTCGCGCAAGGCGCGCATCACGCTCGTGACCTGCAACCCGCGCTGGGGTTCGAGCGAGCGGCTCATCGTCCACGGTCACCTGACCGAGACAGTCATCGGTTCGGAGGTCTGACGTGTACGCAGCACTCTGGAGGGTCCTGCCCGGCCCCACCGCCCTGAAGGCGGCGCTGGCCGTCGCCCTCTTCTTGGGGGTCGTCGCCATCTTGTTCCTCGTGGTCTTTCCCGAGATCGAACCGCTGCTGCCGTTCGACCAGATCACCCTCGAACCCGAACCGACGACGGCGAGCGCAGTCGGCTAGAGCTCGAGGGACGCAACGGCACGACATGACGCGTGCTGGGACGTCCCACGAGTACGGGGGTGGTGGAACAGTATCTTGTGACGCGGAACACTGTCCTGAGAAATCGGACATAGTTCGCTGTTCGTAACCTGAGGACGCACCACCGCAACACGAGCCGCCGCCGTCGTCTGCCGGCAGCGGCTCGTGCGTAGGTCTGCGGGGTCAGTGGTCGCGCAGCAGCGACCCGAAGCCGTGGACCTTCTCGTCGATGCCGTTGTCGCGCAGCGCCATCCACCAGGTGGCAGCGTTGATCGCGATCACGGGCTTGCCGAGCCACCGCTCCGCCTCGTCGGCCAGCTCGGTCATGCACAGGTTGGTGCCGCACTGGACGATCGCGTCGACGTCGGGGCCGTCGACCTCGATGATGGCCTCACGCAGCGTCTGCTCGCTGACATGGGCGATCGCGACCGCGCTCTCGCAGCTGAGCCCCTTGATTTTCTCGACGTCGAAGCCGAGCTCGGTGAAGAACTTGCGGACGTTCTCGTCGCCGATCGGGGTGTAGGGCGTGACGATGCCGATCTTCTTGGCACCGAAGAGCTGGAGGGCGCGCTCGCACGCCTCTGCCCCGGTGGCGACGCCGAGGCCGCCGGAGAGGTCCTTGATCTGCTGGACGAACTGACGGTTGCCTTCGACACCGTCCCAGAAGGTCTCGGCACTCATGCCCATGACCATGTAGTCGGGTTCCATCGTCATGATGCCCTCGACGCAGTCGGCCATCGCGTCGCGGATCTGCACCAGCAGGTTCTGCATGCCCTCGTCGTCGGCGATGCGGCCGTCGCGGATCAGGATGCGGCCGTAGTGCGAGGTGACGCCGGGAACCCGCATCATGTCGAACTCGGGCTGGACGATCGTGTTGGTGCTCGGGGCGATCACGCCGAACTTGCGGCGGTAGCCGAGGCGGTCGGTCATGAGAGGGAGGCTCCTTCGGGGACGGAGGGTCGCTCGGCGCGCGGAAGGCGTCCGCGGAGGCGGAGCGCACCGATGAGGAAGCAGAGCTGGACGCCGGTGTTCGTGAGCTGCTCCGCCCACTGCAGCGCCTCGGTCTGGTTCGGACGTGCAGCGAGCGGCGGGAGGACGAGCGTGCCGACGAGGTAGACGATGAAGAGCCAACGGCCGAGCTGGTCGCCGTGGCGCGCGGCGAGAGCCGAGGCCATCGCCCCGACCGCGACCGCCGCGAGGGCGGCGATCGCCAGCATGGGCGTCAGGTTGCGTGCGGCGCCCGAGATGCAGGCGCCGACGAACGGCACGAGGGCGAACGGCATCCACGAGACGACCTTGCCGACGTACACGCTCGCCAGTGCCCACGCGAGTGCGGAGAACCCGATAGCGAGGCAGGGGAACAGCATCTGCTCGAGGAACGGGATCTCGACGCACGGCCCGGCCACCAGCAGCTTCCAGACCGCCTTGCCGAGGCCGCCCAGCATGACGACGACGCCGCCGAAGAGCGCACCGACGCGCACGGCAGGCAGTGCCTTGCCCAGCGCGTTGGCGAGGACGACCAGACCGGTGCCAGCGAGGAGCACGGGGACGAAGTCCTCGAGGGCCAGCGCGAGACCGTACTCGGTGCAGGGATCGATGGCCATCAGACGACCGCCTTCTCAGGAGTGGGCGCGAAGATGTCGCGCGACCGGAAGCTCGCGGTGAGGAACCGCCCCATCGCCTTCGACCGGGTCAGCCACGCCACCTTGGCACCGTGCTTGCGGGCGCCGAGGATCCCGTCGGCCAGCCACGGGGTGACCGTCTCGACCCGGTCACCCAGGATGTTGAAGATCTTGCGGGCACGCTCGAACGCCTCCGGCTGCCCGTCGTAGTCGTCGAGCAGCAGGTCGGTCGCGACGATGCCCGGAGACAGGAAGCCGATCTTGACGGGCGTCCCCTTCGTCTCCTTCACCAGTGAGGCCGTCAGATAGCTGACACCGCGCTTGGTCGTGCCGTACGTCGTCATGCCGGGCTGCATCTGACCGCCGGAGCCGAAGCCCTCCATGTTCCAGATCCAGCCGCCGCCGGCCTGCGAGCCCATCACGTCGAGCGCGACGGCGCAGCCGTTGACCACGCCCAGCACGTTCGTACGGACCACGGCGTCGACCACGTCGGCCGGCACCTCGGTCAGCGGGCGACGCGGGGCCGACATGCCGGCGTTGTTGATCCAGACGTCGACCCGGCCGAACCGCGCGATCGCGAGGTCGCGCAGGGCGACGAGCGAGTCGCGGTCGGTGACGTCGGCGACCTGGCCGGCGACGCTGCCGCCCGGGGCGCTCGCGGAGAGGTCGGCGACCGCCGCCTCCACGCTCGCGCCCGACCGGCCGCAGACGACGACGCGGCACCCGCGGGCCAGGAGCTCCCGGGCGAGCCCGAGGCCGATCCCCCGGGTCCCTCCGGTCACGACGACGACCCTGCCCTCGCTCCCAGGTGGCTCGCTCACGCGCTCGGCTCCCAGGTCAGGAGACCGTGCACGAAGTGGGTCGTACGCTCGCCGCTGAGCAGCTGCCAGACGACGGCGAGATCGCGCGTCTGGGGATCCAGCAGGACCTCGCGTCCCCGGATCTTCTCGACCCCGCGCGCGTCACGGCCCATCAGGTGCTGCGTGGTGAACAGCGCCCGCCCGTAGGAGATGGCGTTGCCGAAGACGTCGGGACCGTCGT
Above is a genomic segment from Mumia sp. Pv4-285 containing:
- a CDS encoding class E sortase, which produces MNRSAVVARALARTTAELLVTGGVVVLLFAAYVVVWSDVQTAAAQVELREDFESQTQSAVTPSPGADATPTPVTAPPGDAMAVMRIPRLGDDWSWVVVEGVSDEQLNRGPGHFPETALPGQLGNFAVAGHRATHGEPFAHLDRMQPGDEIVVGSVGVTYTYVVDTTEIVTPSDVDVLLPVPGKPDKQSRKARITLVTCNPRWGSSERLIVHGHLTETVIGSEV
- a CDS encoding SDR family NAD(P)-dependent oxidoreductase, yielding MSEPPGSEGRVVVVTGGTRGIGLGLARELLARGCRVVVCGRSGASVEAAVADLSASAPGGSVAGQVADVTDRDSLVALRDLAIARFGRVDVWINNAGMSAPRRPLTEVPADVVDAVVRTNVLGVVNGCAVALDVMGSQAGGGWIWNMEGFGSGGQMQPGMTTYGTTKRGVSYLTASLVKETKGTPVKIGFLSPGIVATDLLLDDYDGQPEAFERARKIFNILGDRVETVTPWLADGILGARKHGAKVAWLTRSKAMGRFLTASFRSRDIFAPTPEKAVV
- a CDS encoding maleate cis-trans isomerase family protein, producing the protein MTDRLGYRRKFGVIAPSTNTIVQPEFDMMRVPGVTSHYGRILIRDGRIADDEGMQNLLVQIRDAMADCVEGIMTMEPDYMVMGMSAETFWDGVEGNRQFVQQIKDLSGGLGVATGAEACERALQLFGAKKIGIVTPYTPIGDENVRKFFTELGFDVEKIKGLSCESAVAIAHVSEQTLREAIIEVDGPDVDAIVQCGTNLCMTELADEAERWLGKPVIAINAATWWMALRDNGIDEKVHGFGSLLRDH